Proteins encoded in a region of the Atopobium sp. oral taxon 416 genome:
- a CDS encoding FtsX-like permease family protein, translated as MLAKLAFGNMRKLMHDYAVYFLTLVMGVAIFYAFNTISVQADFLSNSVSEALQQAGRIMNDLTVFLAVIMGFLMVYANNFLMRRRKKELGLYQVLGMRAGQVNVILTLETLMVALISFVVGIALGALISQLLLFVTADMFATKVDNFRFFFSIDAFVLTFFCFAITFLVMMVFNSITLSHVRLIELMSASRKNEKQFVRHLPLSLALTVLGLILMGYAYWRLTTQGFPLGGSNPEPGQTTTNDFLVTTALVVAGTFIFFYGFAGSITLILQRMKKHYWSGLHMFTTRQIASRINTAAASMGLIALILFFAMTAMTSGMSICATLNKAYEEGVPFDASIDVVDTSGEEKTFDWDAFAKRAGVNFNSIGNTVSFRIGYMTDGEGINMIQTLQEMSAFTGKSIPQGFEQIVAGQALSLSDYNALRTFKGLDPVSLDKDQYLYLCNMDQLESFVNTALEQGFTITAAGRTLTPARTTVIDDNSCIPLNDSVGKTPGIYVVADDIAAELPNYHWVLDLNYSVSTENGDLAVKNLQDTIAASDDELYVASETKTDAALEGTTMTGLTSYMAIYIGFILVIACAAILAIQQLSNASDSAMGYRTLSELGCSENTIFSSLRTQVIFAFALPLVVGIAHSICATTAVNKLLLTFGHASIIESVGLGIAIFTLVYGGYLALTYRMAHGIVKGAIRSARHAL; from the coding sequence ATGCTCGCTAAGCTTGCCTTCGGCAACATGCGCAAGCTCATGCATGACTATGCCGTATACTTCCTGACGCTTGTCATGGGCGTCGCTATCTTCTATGCGTTCAACACGATCTCCGTGCAGGCAGATTTCCTGTCGAACTCGGTCTCCGAAGCTCTGCAACAGGCTGGCCGGATCATGAACGACCTCACGGTCTTCCTCGCCGTCATCATGGGCTTCCTCATGGTGTACGCAAACAACTTCCTCATGCGCAGGAGAAAGAAGGAGCTCGGCCTCTACCAGGTCCTCGGCATGCGTGCAGGCCAAGTGAACGTGATCCTCACGCTCGAGACCTTGATGGTGGCCCTCATCTCCTTTGTCGTCGGCATCGCGCTCGGTGCCCTCATCTCCCAGCTCCTGCTCTTCGTCACGGCAGACATGTTCGCGACGAAAGTCGACAACTTCCGCTTCTTCTTCTCCATCGATGCCTTTGTGCTCACGTTCTTCTGCTTTGCCATCACCTTCCTTGTCATGATGGTCTTCAACTCCATCACGCTCTCCCACGTACGCTTGATCGAGCTCATGAGCGCTAGCAGAAAGAACGAGAAGCAGTTTGTCCGGCATCTGCCGCTCTCCCTTGCCCTCACAGTTCTTGGCCTTATCCTCATGGGCTATGCATACTGGCGCCTCACAACCCAGGGCTTTCCTCTCGGCGGCTCCAACCCCGAGCCAGGGCAGACAACGACCAATGACTTCCTTGTCACGACCGCGCTTGTCGTTGCCGGCACCTTCATCTTCTTCTACGGCTTTGCAGGCAGCATCACGCTCATCCTCCAACGCATGAAGAAGCATTACTGGTCAGGTCTCCACATGTTCACGACCCGCCAGATCGCGTCCCGCATCAACACCGCCGCAGCATCGATGGGCCTCATCGCACTCATCCTCTTCTTCGCGATGACAGCAATGACATCGGGCATGAGCATCTGTGCGACGCTCAACAAGGCTTATGAGGAAGGCGTGCCCTTCGATGCCTCGATCGACGTTGTCGACACCTCTGGCGAGGAGAAGACGTTCGACTGGGATGCCTTTGCAAAGAGGGCAGGAGTTAACTTCAACTCGATCGGAAACACTGTCTCCTTCCGCATCGGATACATGACAGACGGCGAGGGCATCAACATGATCCAGACTCTCCAGGAGATGTCTGCTTTCACAGGTAAGAGTATCCCTCAGGGCTTCGAGCAGATCGTCGCCGGACAGGCCCTCTCCCTTTCTGACTACAATGCCCTGCGCACATTCAAGGGGCTCGACCCGGTCTCGCTCGATAAGGATCAGTACCTCTATCTCTGCAACATGGACCAGCTCGAGAGCTTCGTGAACACAGCTCTTGAGCAGGGCTTCACCATCACGGCAGCAGGACGCACGCTCACCCCTGCCCGCACCACCGTGATCGACGATAATTCCTGCATTCCCCTGAACGACTCCGTGGGCAAGACTCCAGGCATCTACGTCGTCGCAGATGATATTGCCGCCGAGCTCCCGAACTACCATTGGGTACTCGATCTTAACTACAGCGTCTCCACCGAAAACGGCGATCTGGCTGTGAAGAATCTCCAGGACACGATTGCTGCTTCGGACGACGAGCTCTACGTCGCCTCCGAGACAAAGACCGACGCTGCACTCGAAGGCACCACAATGACGGGCCTCACCTCCTATATGGCCATCTACATCGGCTTTATCCTCGTCATTGCCTGCGCCGCTATCCTTGCAATCCAGCAGCTCTCCAACGCCTCCGACTCTGCCATGGGCTACCGCACGCTCTCGGAGCTCGGCTGCTCCGAAAATACTATCTTCTCCTCGCTCAGGACCCAGGTCATCTTTGCCTTCGCACTACCTCTTGTCGTCGGCATCGCCCACAGCATCTGCGCCACCACTGCCGTGAACAAGCTTCTCCTCACGTTCGGACATGCGAGCATCATCGAGAGCGTCGGACTCGGCATCGCAATCTTCACCCTCGTCTATGGGGGATACCTGGCACTCACCTATCGCATGGCGCACGGCATCGTGAAGGGCGCCATCAGAAGCGCACGCCACGCCCTGTAG
- a CDS encoding ABC transporter ATP-binding protein: MPHHLKRTRSSFVPDNNSPVLEISALTKVYGGKNAPTKALNGVSLTVQRGDLVAIMGPSGSGKSTLLNCIATIDTPTSGTIRIAGTDTARISRSGLADFRRTQLGFIFQDSNLLDTLTARENIALPLTIGHVPADQILKSVEGIARSLGVADVLDKYPYQMSGGQRQRIACARALVTRPQLVLADEPTGSLDSKNAKLLLESLEAINRAQKATVLMVTHDETAASFCRRVLFIRDGKVFTELVRGSDTRREFFEKIMQIVAVQGGVDNAR, translated from the coding sequence ATGCCACACCATCTCAAGAGAACCAGATCGTCCTTTGTCCCCGACAATAACTCGCCTGTCCTCGAGATCTCTGCACTCACGAAGGTCTACGGAGGCAAGAATGCTCCGACAAAGGCTTTGAACGGCGTCAGTCTCACAGTGCAGCGCGGCGACCTCGTTGCAATCATGGGCCCATCAGGCTCCGGCAAGTCGACGCTTCTGAACTGTATCGCGACGATCGATACGCCGACCTCTGGCACGATCCGCATTGCCGGCACCGATACGGCACGCATCTCCCGCTCGGGTCTTGCCGACTTCCGCCGCACCCAACTCGGCTTCATCTTCCAGGACTCGAACCTGCTTGACACGCTCACAGCCCGCGAGAACATTGCGCTGCCTCTCACAATTGGACATGTGCCGGCAGACCAGATCCTGAAGTCGGTCGAGGGCATCGCCAGGTCCTTGGGCGTCGCCGACGTCCTCGACAAGTATCCCTACCAGATGTCCGGTGGCCAGCGCCAGCGCATCGCCTGCGCCCGAGCGCTTGTGACACGCCCCCAGCTCGTGCTTGCAGACGAGCCGACAGGCTCCCTGGATTCCAAGAACGCGAAGCTCCTGCTCGAGAGCCTCGAGGCCATCAACCGCGCCCAGAAAGCCACGGTGCTCATGGTGACGCACGACGAGACAGCTGCCTCGTTCTGCAGGAGGGTGCTCTTCATCCGTGACGGCAAAGTATTCACCGAGCTCGTGCGCGGAAGCGATACCCGCCGCGAGTTCTTCGAGAAGATCATGCAGATCGTAGCAGTGCAGGGAGGGGTCGACAATGCTCGCTAA
- a CDS encoding HAMP domain-containing sensor histidine kinase: MSFATYIRSHALRLIASLVLLAALAVLLPPLGVSTDGMILILIIAAILEAAPLLWGYARSRQFTHDLEELADEGPDTLAYARNIEEPSYPEGELSWQAIQSLVRTAQAESHEAEAAVEEYHQYVETWVHEIKTPLAAVRLMLANTDAPDTAAVSREISRIDAYVEQALYYARSTSVEKDYLVRSIPADELVKEAVRSRARTLIEAHMAVDMSGLTEKDGTSPILICDPKWMDFIVGQLIDNAVKYRADEAHDGRTPQISFAARTEEAGTAQEHAVLRIADNGCGISAADLPRIFERSFTGKNGRSHSKATGMGLFLVRTLCQKMGLSVTVCSKEGKGTAFEIAFPQERSRFDEGTKLTEL, encoded by the coding sequence ATGAGTTTCGCGACCTACATCAGAAGCCATGCACTGCGCCTTATCGCAAGTCTCGTGCTCCTTGCAGCCTTGGCAGTCCTGCTTCCGCCCCTCGGCGTGAGCACCGACGGCATGATCCTTATCCTCATCATTGCTGCCATCCTCGAAGCAGCGCCCCTCCTCTGGGGCTATGCACGGAGCCGCCAGTTCACACACGACCTCGAAGAGCTCGCAGACGAAGGGCCAGATACCCTCGCCTATGCACGGAATATCGAGGAGCCAAGCTATCCCGAAGGAGAGCTCTCCTGGCAGGCTATCCAAAGCCTCGTGCGTACTGCCCAGGCAGAAAGCCACGAGGCAGAGGCAGCAGTCGAGGAATACCACCAGTATGTGGAGACCTGGGTGCACGAGATCAAGACGCCACTTGCTGCCGTGCGTCTCATGCTTGCAAATACTGACGCACCCGATACAGCAGCTGTCTCCCGCGAGATCAGCCGCATCGATGCCTATGTCGAGCAGGCGCTCTACTATGCAAGGAGTACCTCGGTCGAAAAAGACTACCTGGTCCGGAGCATTCCTGCTGACGAGCTCGTGAAGGAAGCTGTGCGCTCCCGTGCCCGCACGCTCATTGAGGCGCATATGGCAGTTGATATGTCGGGCCTCACAGAAAAAGATGGCACCTCTCCCATCCTTATCTGCGACCCAAAGTGGATGGACTTCATCGTGGGGCAGCTCATCGACAACGCCGTGAAGTACCGCGCGGACGAGGCACATGACGGACGGACGCCCCAGATCTCGTTTGCGGCACGCACCGAGGAGGCAGGCACAGCCCAGGAGCATGCCGTGCTCCGGATTGCTGACAACGGCTGTGGGATATCGGCGGCAGACCTTCCCCGCATCTTTGAGCGGAGCTTTACCGGCAAGAACGGGCGAAGCCACAGCAAGGCGACCGGTATGGGACTCTTCCTTGTCCGGACCCTCTGCCAGAAGATGGGCCTTTCTGTCACCGTGTGCTCGAAGGAAGGGAAAGGCACGGCCTTCGAGATCGCTTTCCCGCAGGAGCGCTCACGCTTCGACGAAGGAACCAAGCTTACAGAACTGTAA
- a CDS encoding response regulator transcription factor — protein sequence MAKICLVEDDPAVRSQLVLLLEHVGHEVEALERFDHLPEDILDAEPDAVVLDLGLPGTDGQYVTRALRQESKIPLMVLTNRTSELDELMALTMGADSFVQKSANPQLILAHLEALLRRGKSQAPSAVLSDGGLALDTVRSEASYEGKTVELSRNELRILEQLMRKKGGICSREDLMESLWTSDAFVDDNTLTVNVNRLRQTLSRLGLKSAVVTFRGQGYALRLEQT from the coding sequence ATGGCAAAAATTTGCCTGGTCGAGGACGACCCTGCCGTACGTTCACAGCTCGTGCTCCTGCTCGAGCATGTAGGGCATGAAGTCGAAGCACTTGAGCGCTTCGACCATCTGCCGGAGGATATCCTCGACGCAGAGCCTGACGCCGTGGTCCTGGATCTTGGCCTTCCTGGCACAGATGGCCAGTATGTGACCAGGGCGCTCAGGCAGGAGAGCAAAATCCCCCTCATGGTGCTCACGAACCGCACCTCCGAGCTCGATGAGCTCATGGCCCTCACGATGGGAGCAGACAGCTTTGTCCAGAAGTCTGCCAACCCGCAGCTCATCCTCGCACACCTCGAAGCACTCCTGCGCCGTGGCAAGAGCCAGGCACCTTCAGCTGTACTCTCTGATGGCGGCCTCGCACTCGATACCGTGCGCTCGGAGGCAAGCTACGAGGGTAAGACCGTTGAGCTCTCGCGAAACGAACTCCGGATTCTCGAGCAGCTCATGAGAAAAAAAGGCGGGATCTGTTCCCGCGAAGACCTCATGGAATCCCTCTGGACAAGCGATGCCTTTGTCGACGACAATACCCTTACCGTGAACGTGAACAGGCTCCGCCAAACGCTCTCGCGCCTGGGACTCAAGTCTGCTGTCGTCACATTCCGTGGCCAGGGCTATGCCCTGAGACTGGAGCAGACATGA
- a CDS encoding haloacid dehalogenase-like hydrolase, whose protein sequence is MAVTAWHGQKDPQMTRRLTGCSASEVAGFTKGEKLQSLAGCEGKAMTAETIGSVAPLLGDVSNAELASALGADIVLLNLSDILHSEIEGLPEHAPEDAIRFVKKLTGRLIGINLEPAAGGAGGADNIWHMTEGRRATAENARHALDMGVDLIVVTGNPGIGVSNEDICTALKELSSAVGKDVILVAGKMHASGVLSESGRGVLTPEEVCAFAEADADITLMPAPGTVPGMTEEVVAELVQETHAQGKLALSSIGTSQEGADVQTIRSIALMSKMVGADIHHIGDSGYTGIAVPENIIAYSETICGRRYTLRSMARSRLR, encoded by the coding sequence ATGGCTGTGACGGCATGGCACGGACAGAAGGATCCTCAAATGACGCGAAGGCTTACAGGCTGCAGTGCATCTGAGGTTGCAGGCTTCACGAAGGGAGAAAAGCTTCAGTCCCTGGCCGGCTGCGAAGGCAAGGCCATGACAGCAGAGACCATTGGCAGCGTGGCACCTCTTCTGGGCGATGTCTCGAATGCGGAGCTTGCAAGCGCTCTGGGAGCAGACATCGTGCTCCTGAACCTCTCCGACATCCTGCATTCAGAGATAGAGGGGCTTCCCGAGCATGCGCCGGAAGATGCCATACGCTTTGTGAAGAAGCTGACAGGCAGGCTCATTGGCATCAATCTGGAGCCAGCGGCAGGAGGGGCCGGCGGCGCGGACAATATCTGGCACATGACGGAAGGCAGGCGGGCAACGGCAGAGAATGCCAGACATGCACTCGATATGGGTGTGGACCTCATCGTCGTGACAGGAAATCCCGGCATAGGCGTCTCGAACGAGGATATCTGCACTGCGCTCAAGGAGCTCAGCAGTGCTGTGGGCAAGGATGTGATTCTCGTTGCAGGCAAGATGCATGCCTCCGGGGTTCTCTCAGAGAGCGGCAGGGGAGTGCTCACGCCTGAAGAGGTATGTGCCTTCGCAGAGGCTGATGCTGACATCACCCTCATGCCTGCACCGGGTACTGTGCCAGGTATGACAGAGGAGGTCGTGGCAGAGCTCGTGCAGGAGACGCATGCACAGGGCAAGTTGGCTCTTTCCTCCATCGGGACAAGTCAGGAAGGTGCCGATGTGCAGACCATCAGAAGCATTGCGCTCATGAGCAAGATGGTTGGGGCCGATATCCACCACATCGGGGATTCGGGCTATACTGGCATCGCGGTCCCCGAGAACATCATTGCCTACTCAGAGACCATTTGTGGACGCAGGTATACGCTGAGGAGCATGGCAAGATCGCGCCTGAGATAG
- the pbp4b gene encoding penicillin binding protein PBP4B, which produces MKHMKRALGVLAALALASSLAACSGKSARVEATAGPDIQVTSSKLPQGSWQAEVSFPDWAGYTDDTLALNSMYSFKDYHGQGTIYVSVADGVSDFNLSINNHAIDTSSMEAGGTYAVDISNIARDGTNNLTVTGIEPHDTESAITVHVPYPTVLDGSLEDAGISQDAVDAISDIVQADIDEGFTSAQIAIVKDGRLVYQNAWGKLVSYSQDGTSKTDSADVTNDTLYDLASNTKMYSVNYALQYLVANEGFDLDQKISDIIGPEFMDDTIDIAYDGYEDPGLDTVKQWKSELTVRDILRHQAGFPADPQYHNDRFNQVTQKPDPDTANVLYSGSDGTEATREKTLESICMTPLMYEPGTKTVYSDVDYMLLGFIIEKTTGEDLNTFLKETFWNPMGLSHITYQPLEHGFAKDDCAATELNGNTRDGAISFTGVRTGTIQGEVHDEKAYYAMAGVSGHAGLFANATDLAKLASVMLTGGYGTNSYFSHDVIDTFTAPKKEDDTSAKWGLGWWREGDMQRAWYFGTESSSNTIGHQGWTGTLTMIDPSQDLVIVYLTNKIDSPVTDPEANHNTFDGNWYTSSTLGFVPQLVEMGMDTGGQDLSCTYTQLLSEMAHDKFRLVATEEETQGHVLASDHALVKAAYATVEVLFDRAERTGAQSDWDAAKNAMALLDERRDATKISELKGRLPN; this is translated from the coding sequence ATGAAACATATGAAACGTGCTCTCGGCGTACTTGCAGCACTTGCGCTTGCCTCGTCGCTTGCTGCCTGCTCGGGAAAGTCTGCGCGGGTCGAAGCAACCGCAGGACCTGATATTCAGGTCACATCGAGCAAGCTTCCGCAAGGCAGCTGGCAGGCAGAGGTGTCTTTCCCTGACTGGGCAGGATACACGGATGACACGCTGGCGCTCAACAGCATGTACAGCTTCAAGGACTACCATGGCCAAGGCACGATCTATGTGAGCGTGGCAGACGGTGTCTCGGACTTCAATCTCTCCATCAACAACCACGCAATCGATACCTCCTCCATGGAGGCAGGCGGGACCTACGCCGTCGATATCTCGAACATCGCACGGGATGGCACGAACAATCTCACGGTCACAGGTATTGAGCCTCACGATACAGAGTCCGCCATCACCGTGCATGTCCCCTATCCCACGGTCCTCGACGGGAGCTTGGAAGATGCCGGAATCAGCCAGGATGCCGTGGATGCAATCTCTGACATCGTGCAGGCAGACATCGATGAAGGCTTCACGAGTGCCCAGATCGCGATCGTGAAGGATGGACGCCTCGTCTACCAGAATGCTTGGGGAAAGCTCGTCTCCTACAGCCAGGATGGGACTTCGAAAACCGACTCTGCCGATGTCACGAACGATACGCTCTACGACCTTGCCTCGAACACGAAGATGTACTCCGTGAACTATGCCCTCCAATATCTCGTGGCAAACGAAGGCTTCGATCTCGACCAGAAGATCTCAGATATCATCGGCCCTGAGTTCATGGACGACACGATCGATATCGCCTACGACGGATACGAAGATCCAGGCCTCGATACAGTGAAGCAGTGGAAGTCTGAGCTCACAGTCCGCGATATCCTCCGCCACCAGGCGGGCTTCCCCGCAGACCCGCAGTACCACAACGACCGCTTCAACCAAGTCACACAGAAGCCAGACCCCGATACGGCAAATGTCCTCTACTCGGGCTCTGACGGCACAGAAGCCACGAGGGAAAAGACGCTCGAGTCCATCTGCATGACGCCACTCATGTATGAGCCGGGAACGAAGACTGTCTACTCCGATGTCGACTACATGCTTCTTGGCTTCATCATCGAAAAGACGACCGGAGAGGACCTCAATACCTTCCTCAAAGAGACCTTCTGGAATCCGATGGGGCTCTCACATATCACCTACCAGCCGCTCGAGCATGGCTTTGCGAAGGATGACTGCGCCGCGACCGAACTTAACGGCAATACCCGCGACGGTGCCATCTCCTTCACTGGCGTGCGCACCGGCACGATCCAGGGCGAGGTCCACGACGAGAAGGCTTACTATGCGATGGCGGGCGTCTCGGGACATGCAGGCCTCTTCGCCAATGCGACCGACCTCGCAAAGCTCGCTTCCGTCATGCTCACGGGCGGCTATGGCACGAACTCCTACTTCTCCCACGATGTGATAGATACATTCACGGCACCGAAGAAGGAAGACGATACCTCAGCGAAGTGGGGCCTCGGCTGGTGGCGCGAGGGCGACATGCAGCGCGCCTGGTACTTCGGGACCGAATCATCCTCCAACACAATCGGACATCAAGGCTGGACCGGCACGCTCACGATGATTGATCCTTCCCAGGACCTCGTGATCGTCTACCTCACGAACAAGATTGACTCCCCTGTGACCGACCCGGAAGCCAACCACAACACCTTCGATGGGAACTGGTACACATCATCGACCCTGGGATTCGTGCCCCAGCTCGTCGAGATGGGCATGGACACAGGCGGGCAAGACCTTTCCTGCACCTATACGCAGCTTCTCTCCGAGATGGCACATGACAAGTTCAGGCTCGTCGCCACGGAAGAGGAGACGCAAGGACACGTCCTTGCGTCAGACCATGCGCTCGTGAAGGCAGCCTATGCGACGGTCGAGGTACTCTTCGATCGAGCCGAGCGCACGGGCGCTCAGAGCGACTGGGATGCAGCGAAGAACGCGATGGCGCTTCTCGACGAGAGGCGGGATGCTACCAAGATCTCGGAGCTCAAAGGCAGGCTCCCGAACTGA
- a CDS encoding type II toxin-antitoxin system HipA family toxin: MLNEATTLEQRPRTLDKVDYLLGVYDASRQGALRFRIPETTGFQSLHENVPPLVELKRLLSASNKVSLGSAGTEEIEELLDAGSGSLGGARPKASVTDEGRLLLAKFSHPEDSWDVMAWEKTSLDVANAAGLEVPKVRLIRLGTDSALVLERFDRTGSRMDGPRLPYLSAMSLIGARDGSQNDYADVADALSDWCEKPIPELEALFRHIALSVALHNTDDHLRNLGFLRRGGQWVLAPVFDVNINPDTTRRRVTSIFGETGKGEIDGMKELAEVCGLSAAAASRSVASVTRAARDWKIFAKRNGCRETELRLMGPVIEERTSALSAAFPR, encoded by the coding sequence ATGCTGAATGAAGCTACCACACTGGAACAGAGACCACGAACCCTGGATAAAGTCGACTATCTCCTCGGTGTCTACGATGCATCAAGACAGGGCGCACTGCGCTTCCGTATCCCTGAAACCACTGGTTTCCAATCGCTTCACGAGAATGTACCTCCTCTCGTCGAGCTCAAACGTCTTCTCAGTGCATCGAATAAGGTGTCGCTCGGCAGCGCGGGCACAGAAGAGATCGAGGAACTGCTCGATGCTGGGTCGGGCTCACTCGGAGGTGCCCGACCAAAGGCTTCTGTCACAGACGAAGGCAGACTCCTTCTTGCAAAGTTCTCCCATCCTGAAGACAGCTGGGATGTCATGGCATGGGAGAAGACAAGCCTCGATGTCGCCAACGCTGCCGGACTCGAAGTGCCAAAAGTACGTCTCATACGTCTCGGCACAGACTCCGCCCTCGTACTCGAGCGCTTCGATCGTACTGGCTCCCGCATGGATGGCCCAAGGCTTCCCTACCTGAGCGCCATGTCGCTCATAGGTGCTCGCGATGGCTCGCAGAACGACTATGCAGATGTCGCCGATGCTTTGTCTGATTGGTGCGAGAAGCCTATTCCTGAGCTTGAAGCACTGTTCAGACACATTGCGCTCTCTGTCGCCCTGCACAATACCGATGACCACCTGCGCAATCTTGGATTCTTGCGAAGAGGTGGCCAATGGGTCCTGGCACCTGTCTTCGACGTGAACATCAACCCCGATACGACGCGAAGGAGAGTTACCTCGATCTTCGGCGAGACCGGGAAGGGCGAAATCGACGGGATGAAAGAGCTGGCAGAGGTCTGTGGGCTTTCTGCTGCCGCTGCATCTCGCTCAGTTGCCAGCGTTACCAGGGCTGCACGGGACTGGAAGATCTTTGCCAAAAGAAATGGCTGTAGAGAGACAGAGCTCAGGCTTATGGGGCCTGTCATCGAGGAGCGCACCTCTGCTCTGAGCGCTGCCTTCCCCCGATAA
- a CDS encoding type II toxin-antitoxin system RelE/ParE family toxin yields the protein MEFRDADIRDFWEGTNFTPRRVPSDVRRALMRKLQILDAACVLDDLKVPPGNRLEALAGDRKGQYSIRVNRRWRLCFKWSNGEAKEVEFVDYHV from the coding sequence TTGGAATTTCGTGACGCTGACATACGAGACTTTTGGGAGGGTACAAACTTCACACCCAGGAGAGTCCCCTCGGATGTACGCAGGGCGTTGATGCGCAAGCTGCAGATTCTGGACGCTGCTTGCGTATTGGACGACCTGAAAGTTCCTCCAGGCAATCGGCTCGAAGCCCTCGCAGGAGATAGAAAGGGCCAATACAGCATCAGGGTAAACCGGCGGTGGCGTCTATGCTTCAAGTGGAGCAACGGCGAAGCGAAGGAGGTCGAGTTCGTTGACTACCATGTGTGA
- a CDS encoding helix-turn-helix domain-containing protein has protein sequence MKRPTTIKTKLAARQIGENIATWRKLYGFTSQGLADKAAVSRATISRLENGDPTVSFETFLNACRALSTLDAVVEATDPYETDLGRIRADQTLPQRVRSK, from the coding sequence ATGAAGAGACCAACAACGATAAAGACGAAGCTTGCCGCAAGACAGATCGGCGAGAACATTGCGACATGGAGGAAGCTCTATGGGTTTACCTCTCAGGGCCTTGCCGACAAAGCCGCTGTCTCACGCGCGACCATTTCTCGCCTCGAGAACGGAGACCCCACTGTCAGCTTCGAGACATTCCTTAATGCGTGCCGTGCTCTCTCGACACTCGATGCGGTAGTGGAAGCGACAGATCCGTATGAAACGGATCTGGGGCGCATCAGGGCAGACCAGACACTCCCGCAGCGGGTTAGGAGCAAATAA
- a CDS encoding transposase yields MAEEAPEAVARLDAGFKDAMTVMALPPAMRSCTRTSNYLERLNAEGMRRAKVIGVFPSKGSLIRLVGTYLIEENDRWAAKSKQYWLPVVEEL; encoded by the coding sequence ATCGCCGAGGAGGCGCCCGAGGCGGTGGCGCGCCTGGACGCCGGGTTTAAGGACGCGATGACGGTCATGGCCCTCCCGCCGGCGATGCGCAGCTGCACCAGGACGTCGAACTACCTCGAGAGGCTCAACGCAGAGGGGATGCGCCGGGCGAAGGTCATCGGCGTGTTCCCGAGTAAGGGCTCGCTAATAAGGCTCGTCGGGACCTACCTCATCGAGGAGAATGACAGGTGGGCTGCCAAGAGCAAGCAGTACTGGCTGCCGGTGGTCGAGGAGCTATGA
- a CDS encoding HigA family addiction module antitoxin, whose amino-acid sequence MCDLMSIPGEILKEEFLEPLGISQYRLAKAIGKSESAVSEIVNGKRVITVEMAWLLAEALSTTPEFWMKLQTTYDLKTFDPSALPKVTALAV is encoded by the coding sequence ATGTGTGACCTTATGAGCATCCCGGGCGAGATTCTCAAGGAAGAATTTCTTGAGCCGCTTGGCATCAGCCAGTATCGGCTTGCAAAGGCAATCGGCAAATCGGAATCGGCAGTCTCGGAAATCGTGAACGGGAAGCGGGTCATCACGGTCGAGATGGCATGGCTGCTTGCCGAAGCGCTGAGCACGACGCCCGAATTCTGGATGAAGCTCCAGACCACCTATGATCTCAAGACATTTGACCCCTCAGCTCTTCCCAAAGTCACTGCACTGGCCGTTTAG
- a CDS encoding transposase family protein, with translation MCGTCDTHERTWRHLDIWQYETIVHCALPRADCPKDGVHATRMP, from the coding sequence ATGTGCGGCACCTGTGACACGCACGAGAGGACCTGGAGACACCTCGACATCTGGCAGTACGAGACCATCGTGCACTGCGCGCTGCCCAGGGCCGACTGCCCCAAGGACGGTGTGCATGCCACAAGGATGCCCTGA